One Mugil cephalus isolate CIBA_MC_2020 chromosome 10, CIBA_Mcephalus_1.1, whole genome shotgun sequence genomic window carries:
- the parvaa gene encoding parvin, alpha a, producing the protein MASSPQKSPSSPKSPTPKSPSSRKKDDSFLGKLGGTLARRKKAKEVSELQEEGINAINLPLSPSHYELDPEDTMLEENEVRTMVDPNSKSDRKLQELMRVLIDWINDVLVGERIIVKDLAEDLYDGQVLQKLFEKLEGEKLNVAEVTQSEIAQKQKLQTVLERINDSLKLSTRNIRWNVDSVHAKSIVAILHLLVALSQHFRAPIRLPDHVSIQVVVVQKKEGILHSRQIQEEITGNTEAFSGRHERDAFDTLFDHAPDKLNVVKKTLITFVNKHLNKLNLEVSELDTQFADGVYLVLLMGLLEGYFVPLYNFFLTPENFDQKVHNVSFSFELMQDGGLERPKPRPEDIVNCDLKSTLRVLYNLFSRYRNVD; encoded by the exons ATGGCCTCCTCGCCTCAGAAGTCTCCGTCCTCCCCGAAATCTCCGACGCCCAAATCTCCGTCGTCCCGAAAGAAAGATGACTCTTTCCTGGGGAAACTTGGTGGAACTTTGGCCAGACGGAAAAAGGCTAAAGAAG tGTCTGAGCTTCAGGAGGAGGGGATAAACGCCATCAACCTTCCTCTCAGCCCTTCACACTATGAGCTGGACCCTGAGGACACCATGCTAG AGGAGAACGAGGTGCGCACCATGGTGGACCCCAACTCCAAGAGTGACCGCAAACTGCAGGAGCTCATGAGG GTGCTGATCGATTGGATAAATGACGTCCTGGTCGGGGAGAGGATCATTGTGAAGGATCTGGCTGAAGATCTGTATGATGGACAAGTTCTGCAGAAACTATTCG AAAAGCTGGAGGGTGAGAAACTGAACGTGGCAGAGGTGACCCAGTCGGAGATTGCCCAGAAACAGAAGCTGCAGACTGTTCTCGAACGCATCAATGACTCCCTCAAGCTCTCCACCAGGAACATTCGCTGGAATGTTGACT CGGTTCACGCTAAGAGTATAGTCGCCATCCTGCACCTGCTGGTGGCGCTGTCGCAGCACTTCAGAGCACCAATCAGATTGCCCGACCACGTTTCCATTCAAGTGGTGGTCGTCCAG AAAAAAGAGGGCATCCTTCATTCCAGACAGATTCAAGAGGAAATCACCGGCAACACAGA GGCTTTCTCTGGCAGACATG AGCGCGATGCTTTTGACACACTGTTTGACCACGCTCCAGATAAGCTGAATGTCGTCAAGAAG ACATTGATCACATTTGTGAACAAACACCTGAACAAGCTCAACCTAGAGGTGTCTGAACTGGACACACAG TTTGCAGATGGTGTTTATCTGGTGCTGCTGATGGGGCTGTTGGAGGGATACTTTGTGCCACTCTACAACTTCTTTCTCACACCGGAGAATTTTGACCAGAAG GTCCACAATGTGTCGTTCTCCTTTGAACTGATGCAGGACGGAGGTCTGGAGAGACCAAAGCCCCGACCTGAGG ACATTGTGAACTGCGACCTTAAGTCGACACTGCGCGTCCTCTACAACCTCTTCTCCAGGTACAGGAATGTCGACTGA